One part of the Magnetovibrio sp. PR-2 genome encodes these proteins:
- a CDS encoding flagellar basal body-associated FliL family protein, with the protein MADEELDEDLEEGVDEGDFDDDEDGEGGAGKKRLLIVVAAVLVLILGGAAAAYFTGLLQPVIDMLAGGEDAAAVEEVEDTQIISGDAVFFDLQEMLVNINTGGRKAVYLKIRVSLELQNDQDIVKIEEMMPRIVDNFQIYLRELRIEDLKGSAGMYRLREELLKRVNVAVAPAVVNDVLFKEMLVQ; encoded by the coding sequence ATGGCCGACGAAGAGCTGGACGAGGATCTGGAAGAAGGCGTTGACGAAGGTGACTTCGACGACGATGAAGACGGTGAAGGCGGTGCCGGTAAGAAACGCCTTTTGATCGTCGTTGCCGCCGTTCTGGTCCTGATTTTGGGTGGTGCAGCCGCCGCCTACTTTACAGGCCTGTTGCAGCCTGTGATTGACATGCTGGCCGGCGGTGAAGACGCCGCAGCGGTTGAAGAAGTTGAAGATACGCAAATCATTTCCGGTGATGCGGTGTTTTTCGATTTGCAGGAAATGTTGGTGAACATCAATACCGGCGGGCGCAAGGCGGTCTATTTGAAGATCCGCGTCAGCCTGGAACTGCAAAACGATCAAGACATCGTCAAGATCGAAGAGATGATGCCGCGCATCGTCGATAACTTCCAAATCTATCTGCGCGAGCTGCGCATTGAAGATTTGAAAGGGTCCGCAGGGATGTACAGGCTGCGCGAAGAGTTGTTAAAGCGCGTGAATGTGGCCGTGGCGCCTGCCGTGGTCAATGACGTGCTGTTTAAGGAAATGTTGGTTCAGTAG
- the flgF gene encoding flagellar basal-body rod protein FlgF yields MQSFGQSPHKKTRHKRKRSKPKVRQMENTGYIALSRQGTLRREMSTIANNLANMNTTAYKGERMMFVEHLTRSKSADFIADQKLAFTRDVASYRNINDGPIEQTGNPLDVAIHGKGYFVTQGPDGDPQYTRNGNFRMDNTGQLVTQAGLPVLTQAGAPVFFAPEDTNIVITGDGTISTQNGQLGKLQVVEFDNEMQLKRAANGMYTTDQAAIAMDRPEVAQYALERSNVEGVMEMTRMIEISRKYKSIQNMLTKEDERIRKAIGELAKISQS; encoded by the coding sequence ATGCAATCCTTTGGTCAATCGCCGCACAAAAAAACGCGGCACAAACGGAAACGATCAAAACCGAAGGTTAGACAGATGGAAAATACAGGCTATATCGCGCTATCTCGTCAAGGGACGTTGCGTCGGGAAATGAGCACCATCGCCAACAATCTCGCGAATATGAACACCACCGCCTACAAAGGCGAACGCATGATGTTTGTTGAGCACCTGACCCGGTCCAAGTCTGCCGACTTTATCGCCGACCAGAAACTGGCCTTCACCCGCGACGTCGCGTCTTATCGCAACATCAACGACGGTCCCATTGAACAAACCGGCAATCCGTTGGATGTCGCGATCCACGGCAAAGGGTATTTTGTCACCCAAGGTCCGGATGGCGATCCGCAATACACCCGCAACGGCAACTTCCGCATGGACAACACCGGACAACTGGTGACCCAAGCCGGTCTTCCGGTTTTGACGCAGGCCGGCGCGCCTGTGTTCTTTGCTCCGGAAGACACCAATATCGTCATCACGGGCGACGGCACAATTTCCACCCAAAACGGCCAACTGGGCAAACTGCAAGTCGTCGAGTTCGATAATGAAATGCAGCTCAAGCGCGCCGCCAACGGCATGTACACCACCGATCAAGCCGCCATCGCCATGGACCGCCCCGAAGTGGCTCAATATGCCTTGGAGCGCTCCAACGTCGAAGGCGTGATGGAAATGACGCGCATGATCGAAATCAGCCGCAAATACAAAAGCATTCAAAACATGCTGACCAAGGAAGACGAACGCATTCGTAAGGCCATCGGAGAATTGGCCAAAATTTCTCAAAGCTAA